A section of the Campylobacter porcelli genome encodes:
- a CDS encoding flagellin B, whose protein sequence is MSFRINTNIAAMNAHANSVVNDRALSSSLGRLSSGLRIQTAADDASGLVIADSLKSQANSLGQAISNGNDAIGIVQTADKAMDEQIKILDTIKTKAIQAAQDGQNSDSRRALQNDISRLLEELDMIATTTSFNGQQLLNGNFSNKNFQIGAYSNETAKVSIGATNSNTIGHTRFETTNNGIFSVVSGAFSDGVQVKLSGIDGFPNGYEFQKIEASTLYTDGYKAVAEMMNGVSDKTGVKVNVNNTQIMSTAVQAGTVKGLQINGVIIGNIEVKANDSDNTLIGAINAKKDETGVEASLDNGRLVLAAKDGRAIRIGTISTSYSKLGGRLSGASAASGQGAASLGVVLMGQITFVRQDARDIKVGLNGMSAISGMTAAAITEASIATATYNQASINLKYMNSGTIDFSIAKAMGYFDGGFSNVYSEADQAGGVNTYGGAQAMVDVAESARKTLDKLRADLGSVQNQLVATINNITVTQVNVKSAESQIRDVDFASESANFSKFNILAQSGSYAMSQANAVQQNILRLLQ, encoded by the coding sequence ATGAGTTTTAGAATAAACACCAACATAGCAGCTATGAATGCTCATGCTAACTCAGTAGTAAATGATAGAGCTCTTAGTAGCTCACTAGGTCGCCTTAGCTCTGGTCTTAGGATACAAACAGCAGCTGATGATGCCTCAGGGCTTGTTATAGCTGATAGCTTAAAATCTCAAGCAAATTCTCTAGGTCAGGCTATATCTAATGGTAATGACGCTATAGGTATAGTCCAAACAGCTGATAAGGCTATGGATGAGCAGATTAAAATACTTGATACTATTAAAACTAAAGCTATCCAAGCAGCTCAAGATGGACAAAATAGTGATTCAAGAAGAGCTTTACAAAACGATATATCAAGACTACTTGAAGAGCTTGATATGATAGCTACTACTACAAGCTTTAATGGACAACAACTATTAAATGGTAACTTCTCAAACAAAAACTTCCAAATAGGTGCTTATAGCAATGAGACTGCTAAGGTAAGTATAGGGGCTACAAATTCAAATACTATAGGGCATACGAGGTTTGAGACTACGAATAATGGTATATTCTCTGTCGTTTCTGGTGCGTTTTCAGATGGCGTTCAAGTAAAATTAAGCGGTATAGATGGTTTTCCTAATGGTTATGAATTTCAAAAAATAGAAGCCAGTACTTTATACACTGATGGCTACAAAGCCGTAGCTGAAATGATGAATGGAGTTTCAGATAAAACTGGTGTAAAAGTAAATGTAAACAATACTCAAATTATGTCTACTGCAGTTCAAGCTGGAACAGTAAAAGGACTTCAAATAAATGGTGTTATTATAGGAAATATAGAAGTTAAAGCCAACGATAGCGATAACACACTAATTGGAGCTATCAATGCTAAAAAAGATGAAACTGGTGTAGAAGCAAGTTTAGATAATGGTCGTTTAGTATTAGCTGCTAAAGATGGTAGAGCTATTAGAATAGGAACAATATCTACAAGTTACAGCAAATTAGGTGGTAGATTGTCTGGAGCCTCAGCTGCTTCTGGTCAAGGTGCTGCTTCTTTAGGTGTTGTATTAATGGGTCAGATAACCTTTGTTCGCCAAGACGCTAGAGATATTAAAGTAGGATTAAATGGTATGTCAGCTATTAGCGGTATGACGGCAGCAGCCATTACTGAGGCTTCAATTGCTACGGCAACTTATAATCAAGCTTCAATTAACCTTAAATATATGAATTCAGGAACAATTGATTTTTCAATTGCTAAAGCAATGGGGTATTTCGATGGCGGTTTCTCAAATGTATATAGCGAAGCAGATCAAGCCGGTGGCGTAAATACCTATGGTGGAGCTCAAGCTATGGTAGATGTAGCTGAGAGTGCTAGAAAAACACTAGATAAACTAAGAGCAGATCTAGGCTCAGTCCAAAACCAATTAGTAGCTACGATAAACAATATCACAGTTACTCAAGTCAATGTCAAATCAGCTGAAAGCCAGATAAGGGATGTGGATTTTGCTAGTGAGAGTGCGAATTTCTCTAAATTTAATATCCTAGCTCAAAGTGGTAGTTATGCTATGAGCCAAGCTAATGCAGTTCAACAAAATATATTAAGATTGTTACAGTAA
- a CDS encoding F0F1 ATP synthase subunit C: MKKILFLLVALTGLAFGADGEQIKAFSVVAAGIGLGVAALGGAIGMGHTAAATILGTARNPGLGGKLLTTMFIALAMIEAQVIYALVIALIALYANPFLG, translated from the coding sequence ATGAAAAAAATTCTTTTTCTACTTGTAGCCTTAACAGGCTTGGCATTTGGTGCTGATGGCGAACAAATCAAAGCATTCTCAGTTGTAGCTGCTGGTATCGGTCTTGGTGTGGCTGCTCTTGGTGGAGCTATCGGTATGGGTCATACTGCTGCTGCTACTATTTTAGGTACAGCTAGAAATCCAGGTCTTGGCGGAAAACTTCTTACTACAATGTTTATCGCTCTTGCGATGATCGAAGCACAAGTTATTTACGCACTTGTTATCGCTCTTATCGCACTTTATGCTAACCCATTTTTAGGTTAA